The Candidatus Schekmanbacteria bacterium genome window below encodes:
- a CDS encoding VCBS repeat-containing protein: KFTIFILAGKGDFDFLDPVEFSAGRWPEEVVVADLNNDDYLDIITISSGSANLSILLNTTGK; this comes from the coding sequence AAATTTACCATATTCATATTAGCAGGAAAAGGTGATTTTGATTTTTTAGATCCCGTTGAGTTTTCAGCGGGAAGATGGCCGGAAGAAGTAGTAGTTGCAGATCTTAATAATGACGACTACTTGGATATTATAACAATATCATCAGGAAGTGCTAACTTATCAATTCTTTTAAACACCACTGGGAAATAA